One segment of Drosophila mauritiana strain mau12 chromosome 3R, ASM438214v1, whole genome shotgun sequence DNA contains the following:
- the LOC117143040 gene encoding actin-binding LIM protein 2 isoform X4 — MYILIYISIPKHPQADKTRTVYPSTLGTELRTELGKQKIYCAKCTKKCSGEVLRVADNHFHKACFQCCQCKKSLATGGFFTKDNAYYCIPDYQRLYGTKCANCQQYVEGEVVSTMGKTYHQKCFTCSKCQQPFKSGSKVTNTGKEVLCEQCVTGAPVSPSRQATAGGVSSPAPPAESPTRATAHQQHGGVISHKAHLKEDYDPNDCAGCGELLKEGQALVALDRQWHVSCFRCKACQAVLNGEYMGKDAVPYCEKCYQKGFGVKCAYCSRFISGKVLQAGDNHHFHPTCARCTKCGDPFGDGEEMYLQGSAIWHPRCGPGPSESGIILNGGGGTTSVVGGASNGNFTDTECDRMSSSALSEMHYRTVSPGLILREYGRPNAEDISRIYTYSYLTDAPHYLRKPIDPYDKTPLSPHFHRPSSYATTASNAGSVAGSRPPSRPHSRTRSAMKVLVDAIRSETPRPKSPGMNNEEPIELSHYPAAKKPPPGEQPKIERDDFPAPPYPYTDPERRRRYSDTYKGVPASDDEDENVENGKPNGKVKNGEEQQRLQREAEQLEKLNSGIGSAIAKDLKEHAKYRKWKQNNLDPRNASRTPSASKEPVYKLRYESPIGASPSRNLDHQKPFYEDEMFDRSTSYRGSLGKSLGNAPSYNAIHSYRSPPKPGYGFKTTTLPYIRNGFSSDFSYGGLGDKTHSTDLSCGKSEASVDSITEGDRRALMGGDLPASSTYSGALSYHYPQAGLIRRSLPNMSHSMLVHEPAKIYPYHLLLITNYRLPSDVDRCNLERHLSDIEFEHILQCARSEFYRLPQWRRNELKRRVKLF, encoded by the exons atgtatatattaatatatatatccattCCGAAACATCCACAAGCAGACAAGACCAGAACGGTATACCCTAGCACATTGGGAACGGAGCTTCGAACTGAGCTCG GTAAACAAAAAATCTACTGTGCGAAATGCACGAAAAAGTGCTCCGGCGAGGTGCTCCGCGTGGCGGACAACCACTTCCACAAGGCCTGCTTCCAGTGCTGCCAGTGCAAGAAGTCCCTGGCCACCGGCGGATTCTTCACAAAGGACAACGCCTACTACTGCATACCGGACTACCAGCGGCTGTACGGCACCAAGTGCGCGAATTGCCAGCAGTACGTGGAGGGCGAGGTGGTCAGCACCATGGGCAAGACCTATCACCAGAAGTGCTTCACCTGCTCCAAGTGCCAGCAGCCCTTCAAGTCGGGCAGTAAG GTGACCAACACCGGAAAGGAGGTGCTTTGCGAGCAGTGCGTCACGGGTGCTCCAGTGTCGCCCAGTCGCCAGGCGACGGCTGGAGGCGTCTCCTCGCCAGCTCCTCCGGCGGAGAGTCCAACGAGGGCCACTGCCCACCAGCAGCACGGCGGGGTGATCTCCCACAAGGCGCACCTCAAGGAGGACTACGATCCCAATGACTGTGCCGGCTGTGGGGAGCTGCTGAAGGAGGGCCAGGCACTGGTGGCGCTGGACCGGCAGTGGCATGTCTCCTGTTTCCGGTGCAAGGCCTGCCAGGCGGTGCTCAATGGGGAGTACATGGGCAAGGACGCGGTGCCCTACTGCGAGAAGTGCTACCAGAAGGGATTCGGGGTGAAGTGCGCCTACTGCAGCCGCTTCATCAGCGGCAAGGTGCTCCAGGCGGGCGACAACCACCACTTCCATCCGACCTGTGCCCGCTGCACAAAGTGCGGCGATCCCTTCGGCGACGGCGAGGAGATGTACCTGCAGGGCAGTGCCATCTGGCATCCGCGATGCGGTCCGGGTCCCTCCGAGTCCGGCATAATCTTGAACGGCGGCGGAGGCACTACCTCGGTGGTCGGAGGTGCCTCCAATGGCAACTTCACAGACACCGAATGCGACCGGATGAGCTCCAGTGCCCTTAGCGAGATG CACTACCGAACGGTGAGTCCGGGTCTGATACTCCGCGAGTACGGGCGACCCAATGCCGAGGACATCTCGCGCATCTACACCTACAGCTATCTGACGGATGCGCCGCACTATCTGCGCAAGCCGATCGATCCGTATGACAAGACGCCGCTGTCGCCGCACTTCCACCGGCCCTCCTCATACGCGACCACCGCCAGCAATGCGGGATCCGTGGCCGGCAGCCGTCCGCCGTCGCGTCCCCACTCGCGGACACGCAGCGCCATGAAGGTGCTGGTGGACGCCATCCGCTCGGAGACGCCGCGTCCCAAGAGTCCTGGCATGAACAACGAGGAGCCGATTGAACTGTCTCACTATCCGGCCGCCAAGAAGCCGCCGCCAGGTGAGCAGCCCAAGATCGAGCGGGATGACTTCCCCGCTCCGCCGTATCCCTACACGGATCCGGAGCGCAGGCGGCGGTACAGTGATACCTACAAGGGAGTGCCCGCTTCCGATGATGAGGACGAGAATGTGGAGAATGGCAAGCCGAATGGCAAGGTCAAGAATGGCGAGGAACAGCA ACGCCTTCAACGCGAAGCCGAACAGCTGGAAAAGCTGAACTCGGGCATCGGATCGGCGATTGCCAAGGACCTCAAGGAGCACGCCAAGTACAGGAAGTGGAAGCAGAACAATTTGGATCCGCGCAACGCATCCAGGACGCCCTCCGCTTCCAAGGAGCCAGTCTACAAATTGAG ATACGAATCGCCCATTGGAGCCTCGCCCTCGCGCAATCTGGACCACCAGAAGCCCTTCTACGAGGACGAGATGTTCGATCGCTCCACCAGCTACCGGGGCTCGCTTGGCAAATCGCTGGGAAACGCGCCCAGCTACAATG CCATACATTCCTACCGATCGCCGCCCAAGCCCGGATACGGATTCAAAACGACGACTCTGCCCTATATACGCAATGGCTTCAGCTCC GACTTCTCCTATGGAGGACTGGGCGACAAGACCCACAGCACAGATTTGAGCTGCGGCAAATCGGAGG CATCTGTGGACTCGATCACCGAGGGCGATAGGCGAGCTCTGATGGGCGGCGACCTGCCCGCCTCGAGCACTTACTCAGGAGCACTCTCCTACCACTATCCGCAGGCCGGACTCATCCGGCGCAGTCTGCCCAACATGTCCCATTCGATGCTGGTGCACGAGCCGGCCAAGATCTATCCCTATCACCTACTGCTAATCACAAACTACCGTCTGCCCTCGGACGTGGATCGCTGTAACCTAGAG CGCCATCTGTCGGACATCGAGTTCGAGCACATCTTGCAGTGCGCCAGGTCGGAGTTCTATCGGCTACCCCAGTGGCGACGCAACGAGCTGAAGCGGCGGGTGAAGCTCTTCTAG
- the LOC117143040 gene encoding actin-binding LIM protein 2 isoform X3: MYILIYISIPKHPQADKTRTVYPSTLGTELRTELGKQKIYCAKCTKKCSGEVLRVADNHFHKACFQCCQCKKSLATGGFFTKDNAYYCIPDYQRLYGTKCANCQQYVEGEVVSTMGKTYHQKCFTCSKCQQPFKSGSKVTNTGKEVLCEQCVTGAPVSPSRQATAGGVSSPAPPAESPTRATAHQQHGGVISHKAHLKEDYDPNDCAGCGELLKEGQALVALDRQWHVSCFRCKACQAVLNGEYMGKDAVPYCEKCYQKGFGVKCAYCSRFISGKVLQAGDNHHFHPTCARCTKCGDPFGDGEEMYLQGSAIWHPRCGPGPSESGIILNGGGGTTSVVGGASNGNFTDTECDRMSSSALSEMHYRTVSPGLILREYGRPNAEDISRIYTYSYLTDAPHYLRKPIDPYDKTPLSPHFHRPSSYATTASNAGSVAGSRPPSRPHSRTRSAMKVLVDAIRSETPRPKSPGMNNEEPIELSHYPAAKKPPPGEQPKIERDDFPAPPYPYTDPERRRRYSDTYKGVPASDDEDENVENGKPNGKVKNGEEQQRLQREAEQLEKLNSGIGSAIAKDLKEHAKYRKWKQNNLDPRNASRTPSASKEPVYKLRYESPIGASPSRNLDHQKPFYEDEMFDRSTSYRGSLGKSLGNAPSYNVVSALRHVPKPGYGLAPRSHTFSSTTSAAATMHGATDFSYGGLGDKTHSTDLSCGKSEASVDSITEGDRRALMGGDLPASSTYSGALSYHYPQAGLIRRSLPNMSHSMLVHEPAKIYPYHLLLITNYRLPSDVDRCNLERHLSDIEFEHILQCARSEFYRLPQWRRNELKRRVKLF, translated from the exons atgtatatattaatatatatatccattCCGAAACATCCACAAGCAGACAAGACCAGAACGGTATACCCTAGCACATTGGGAACGGAGCTTCGAACTGAGCTCG GTAAACAAAAAATCTACTGTGCGAAATGCACGAAAAAGTGCTCCGGCGAGGTGCTCCGCGTGGCGGACAACCACTTCCACAAGGCCTGCTTCCAGTGCTGCCAGTGCAAGAAGTCCCTGGCCACCGGCGGATTCTTCACAAAGGACAACGCCTACTACTGCATACCGGACTACCAGCGGCTGTACGGCACCAAGTGCGCGAATTGCCAGCAGTACGTGGAGGGCGAGGTGGTCAGCACCATGGGCAAGACCTATCACCAGAAGTGCTTCACCTGCTCCAAGTGCCAGCAGCCCTTCAAGTCGGGCAGTAAG GTGACCAACACCGGAAAGGAGGTGCTTTGCGAGCAGTGCGTCACGGGTGCTCCAGTGTCGCCCAGTCGCCAGGCGACGGCTGGAGGCGTCTCCTCGCCAGCTCCTCCGGCGGAGAGTCCAACGAGGGCCACTGCCCACCAGCAGCACGGCGGGGTGATCTCCCACAAGGCGCACCTCAAGGAGGACTACGATCCCAATGACTGTGCCGGCTGTGGGGAGCTGCTGAAGGAGGGCCAGGCACTGGTGGCGCTGGACCGGCAGTGGCATGTCTCCTGTTTCCGGTGCAAGGCCTGCCAGGCGGTGCTCAATGGGGAGTACATGGGCAAGGACGCGGTGCCCTACTGCGAGAAGTGCTACCAGAAGGGATTCGGGGTGAAGTGCGCCTACTGCAGCCGCTTCATCAGCGGCAAGGTGCTCCAGGCGGGCGACAACCACCACTTCCATCCGACCTGTGCCCGCTGCACAAAGTGCGGCGATCCCTTCGGCGACGGCGAGGAGATGTACCTGCAGGGCAGTGCCATCTGGCATCCGCGATGCGGTCCGGGTCCCTCCGAGTCCGGCATAATCTTGAACGGCGGCGGAGGCACTACCTCGGTGGTCGGAGGTGCCTCCAATGGCAACTTCACAGACACCGAATGCGACCGGATGAGCTCCAGTGCCCTTAGCGAGATG CACTACCGAACGGTGAGTCCGGGTCTGATACTCCGCGAGTACGGGCGACCCAATGCCGAGGACATCTCGCGCATCTACACCTACAGCTATCTGACGGATGCGCCGCACTATCTGCGCAAGCCGATCGATCCGTATGACAAGACGCCGCTGTCGCCGCACTTCCACCGGCCCTCCTCATACGCGACCACCGCCAGCAATGCGGGATCCGTGGCCGGCAGCCGTCCGCCGTCGCGTCCCCACTCGCGGACACGCAGCGCCATGAAGGTGCTGGTGGACGCCATCCGCTCGGAGACGCCGCGTCCCAAGAGTCCTGGCATGAACAACGAGGAGCCGATTGAACTGTCTCACTATCCGGCCGCCAAGAAGCCGCCGCCAGGTGAGCAGCCCAAGATCGAGCGGGATGACTTCCCCGCTCCGCCGTATCCCTACACGGATCCGGAGCGCAGGCGGCGGTACAGTGATACCTACAAGGGAGTGCCCGCTTCCGATGATGAGGACGAGAATGTGGAGAATGGCAAGCCGAATGGCAAGGTCAAGAATGGCGAGGAACAGCA ACGCCTTCAACGCGAAGCCGAACAGCTGGAAAAGCTGAACTCGGGCATCGGATCGGCGATTGCCAAGGACCTCAAGGAGCACGCCAAGTACAGGAAGTGGAAGCAGAACAATTTGGATCCGCGCAACGCATCCAGGACGCCCTCCGCTTCCAAGGAGCCAGTCTACAAATTGAG ATACGAATCGCCCATTGGAGCCTCGCCCTCGCGCAATCTGGACCACCAGAAGCCCTTCTACGAGGACGAGATGTTCGATCGCTCCACCAGCTACCGGGGCTCGCTTGGCAAATCGCTGGGAAACGCGCCCAGCTACAATG TGGTGAGTGCGCTGCGCCATGTGCCCAAGCCAGGATACGGGCTTGCACCACGCTCCCACACATTCAGCTCCACCACATCCGCTGCGGCCACGATGCATGGTGCCACT GACTTCTCCTATGGAGGACTGGGCGACAAGACCCACAGCACAGATTTGAGCTGCGGCAAATCGGAGG CATCTGTGGACTCGATCACCGAGGGCGATAGGCGAGCTCTGATGGGCGGCGACCTGCCCGCCTCGAGCACTTACTCAGGAGCACTCTCCTACCACTATCCGCAGGCCGGACTCATCCGGCGCAGTCTGCCCAACATGTCCCATTCGATGCTGGTGCACGAGCCGGCCAAGATCTATCCCTATCACCTACTGCTAATCACAAACTACCGTCTGCCCTCGGACGTGGATCGCTGTAACCTAGAG CGCCATCTGTCGGACATCGAGTTCGAGCACATCTTGCAGTGCGCCAGGTCGGAGTTCTATCGGCTACCCCAGTGGCGACGCAACGAGCTGAAGCGGCGGGTGAAGCTCTTCTAG